Proteins encoded in a region of the Streptomyces akebiae genome:
- a CDS encoding Mrp/NBP35 family ATP-binding protein translates to MATEDAVREALSTVNDPEINRPITELGMVKSVEIGADGAVAVAVYLTVSGCPMRDTITQRVTEAVARVEGVTRVDVELDVMSDEQRKELANALRGGQAEREVPFAKPGSLTRVYAVASGKGGVGKSSVTVNLAAAMAADGLKVGVVDADIYGHSVPRMLGADGLPTQVENMIMPPSANGVKVISIGMFTPGNTPVVWRGPMLHRALQQFLSDVYWGDLDVLLLDLPPGTGDIAISVAQLVPNAEILVVTTPQQAAAEVAERAGSIAVQTHQKIVGVVENMSGLPCPHCDEMVDVFGTGGGQTVADGLTRTTGATVPVLGSIPIDVRLREGGDDGRPVVLTDPDSPAGAALRAIAGKLGGRQRGLSGMSLGITPRNKF, encoded by the coding sequence GGAAGACGCGGTGCGCGAAGCACTGTCGACGGTGAACGACCCCGAGATCAACCGCCCCATCACCGAACTCGGGATGGTCAAGTCGGTGGAGATCGGCGCGGACGGAGCGGTCGCGGTCGCCGTGTACCTGACGGTCTCCGGCTGCCCCATGCGCGACACCATCACCCAGCGCGTGACCGAGGCGGTCGCGCGGGTCGAGGGCGTCACCCGCGTCGACGTCGAACTCGACGTCATGAGCGACGAGCAGCGCAAGGAGCTGGCGAACGCGCTGCGCGGCGGCCAGGCCGAGCGCGAGGTGCCCTTCGCCAAGCCGGGCTCCCTCACGCGCGTGTACGCCGTCGCCTCCGGCAAGGGCGGGGTCGGCAAGTCCTCGGTGACGGTGAACCTGGCGGCGGCCATGGCCGCCGACGGCCTCAAGGTCGGCGTCGTCGACGCCGACATCTACGGCCACTCCGTGCCCCGCATGCTGGGTGCCGACGGCCTTCCCACCCAGGTCGAGAACATGATCATGCCGCCGTCCGCGAACGGTGTGAAGGTCATCTCGATCGGTATGTTCACCCCGGGCAACACCCCGGTGGTCTGGCGCGGCCCGATGCTGCACCGGGCGTTGCAGCAGTTCCTCTCGGACGTCTACTGGGGCGACCTGGACGTGCTGCTCCTCGACCTCCCGCCGGGCACGGGCGACATCGCCATCTCGGTGGCCCAGCTGGTCCCGAACGCCGAGATCCTCGTCGTGACGACCCCGCAGCAGGCTGCGGCCGAGGTCGCCGAGCGCGCCGGCTCCATCGCCGTGCAGACCCACCAGAAGATCGTCGGCGTCGTCGAGAACATGTCGGGCCTGCCCTGCCCGCACTGCGACGAGATGGTCGACGTGTTCGGCACGGGCGGCGGCCAGACCGTCGCCGACGGCCTCACCCGCACCACCGGCGCCACCGTCCCGGTCCTGGGCAGCATCCCCATCGACGTACGCCTGCGCGAGGGCGGCGACGACGGCCGTCCGGTCGTCCTCACCGACCCCGACTCCCCCGCCGGCGCGGCCCTGCGCGCCATCGCGGGCAAGCTGGGCGGCCGTCAGAGGGGCCTGTCGGGCATGAGCCTGGGAATCACCCCGCGGAACAAGTTCTAG
- a CDS encoding sec-independent translocase, with protein sequence MFNDIGALEVVTLVVLAVLVFGPDKLPKVIQDVTRTIRKIREFSDSAKADIRNELGPEFKDFEFEDLNPKTFIRKQLDNDELGLKEIRNGLDLKKEMAELTDAVHGRESASSSSVSSSDSSGGSSSGATGGSVDMTKKREIEERPPYDMDAT encoded by the coding sequence GTGTTCAATGACATAGGTGCACTCGAGGTGGTGACGCTCGTCGTCCTCGCCGTGCTCGTCTTCGGTCCGGACAAGCTCCCGAAGGTGATCCAGGACGTCACGCGGACGATCCGCAAGATCCGCGAGTTCTCGGACAGCGCCAAGGCGGACATCCGCAACGAACTCGGACCGGAGTTCAAGGACTTCGAGTTCGAGGACCTCAACCCCAAGACGTTCATCCGCAAGCAGCTGGACAACGACGAACTGGGGCTGAAGGAGATCCGCAACGGCCTGGACCTGAAGAAGGAGATGGCCGAGCTCACGGACGCGGTCCACGGCCGCGAGTCCGCCTCCTCCTCGTCCGTCTCCTCCTCGGACTCCTCCGGTGGCTCCTCCTCGGGTGCGACCGGCGGCTCCGTCGACATGACGAAGAAGCGCGAGATCGAAGAGCGTCCGCCGTACGACATGGACGCCACCTGA